One bacterium genomic region harbors:
- a CDS encoding TonB-dependent receptor: MDPTGFKAVENSQADSRVGVFSGRKPLLPWIFGALALLLFVQTTPLGAQTLEDGSSPTDYKKMSLEDLMNMDVTSVEKQAVPYGRAPAAIVVVTGDEIHRSGVSSIPEALRLADNLEVAQLSSSGWNISARGFNASVGNKILALMDGRSIYTALFSGVIWSSQDYFLQDIDRIEVISGPGGTLWGANAVNGVINITTKSAKDTQGFLLEGGGGTQPRDFFGARYGGVLAEGLYYRVYAKYFDRASENYPDGTDAQDHWDRGQGGFRIDNDPTSTDYFTLQGDLFGSDTSVMPGGEGMNRADGSSVGGNLLGRWTRRFTQEDDLTVQVYFDRNHMEAPFQGADAFPAFPPFYPASPAIPPGTLKDDLSTYDLDLHDRFPLDDRNRVVWGLGYRFTHEAIENAPVVGFVPGTRDLNLFSGFAQDEVKVWEDFFLTLGSKVEHNDYTGYEFEPNGRLQWNVSDKQMVWGAVSRAVRTPSHYDRDLEQPGPDHPYIFKVIPNSDFVSENVVAYELGYRAQFDPKTTGSLSLFFNNYDHLRSQASTIVMGDPNALIQLYFQNELMAQTYGLELATDYQALDGWRLHFGYDLLQENIWVGPGGDQNNGLNETADPINQVFLRSAMDLPAGFELDGSFRWIDAVHNNDASTPGLVPDYAELNVRLGWKVDKGVEISVVGQNLLHDHHVEGGYPGPAQEEIARSVYGKADLRF; the protein is encoded by the coding sequence ATGGATCCGACCGGCTTTAAAGCCGTCGAAAATTCCCAGGCCGATTCGCGGGTCGGGGTCTTTTCCGGTCGGAAGCCGCTTCTTCCGTGGATCTTTGGCGCATTGGCGTTGCTGCTCTTCGTCCAAACCACACCGCTTGGCGCCCAAACCCTGGAGGACGGGTCCTCGCCTACGGATTATAAGAAGATGAGCCTGGAAGACCTGATGAACATGGATGTCACTTCCGTGGAAAAACAGGCGGTCCCTTATGGGCGGGCGCCGGCCGCCATCGTGGTCGTCACGGGGGATGAGATCCATCGGTCCGGCGTTTCGAGCATTCCGGAGGCCCTGCGGTTGGCGGATAACTTGGAAGTGGCCCAGCTCTCTTCCTCGGGTTGGAACATCAGCGCCCGGGGGTTCAATGCATCCGTGGGCAATAAGATCCTAGCCCTCATGGACGGCCGCAGCATTTATACCGCTCTTTTTTCGGGTGTGATCTGGAGCTCCCAGGATTACTTTCTTCAAGACATTGACCGGATCGAGGTCATCAGCGGTCCCGGGGGGACCCTTTGGGGCGCTAATGCGGTCAATGGGGTCATCAATATCACCACCAAGAGCGCCAAGGACACCCAAGGGTTCCTTTTGGAAGGAGGGGGAGGGACCCAACCGCGGGATTTCTTCGGGGCAAGATATGGGGGGGTGTTGGCGGAGGGTTTGTATTACCGGGTTTACGCTAAATATTTCGACAGGGCTTCGGAAAATTATCCGGATGGGACCGACGCCCAAGACCATTGGGACCGTGGTCAAGGAGGTTTCCGCATCGATAATGATCCAACCTCAACGGATTATTTCACTCTCCAGGGCGATCTTTTCGGGAGTGATACGAGTGTCATGCCTGGCGGGGAAGGGATGAACAGGGCCGACGGTTCGTCGGTCGGGGGGAATTTGCTGGGGCGGTGGACCCGCCGTTTCACGCAAGAGGATGACCTCACGGTCCAGGTTTATTTCGATCGTAACCACATGGAAGCCCCCTTCCAAGGGGCTGATGCTTTTCCGGCGTTCCCTCCCTTCTACCCCGCTTCTCCCGCGATCCCACCGGGGACCCTGAAGGATGACCTTTCCACCTATGACCTCGACCTTCACGACCGGTTCCCGCTCGACGATAGGAATCGGGTCGTCTGGGGCCTGGGATACCGGTTCACCCACGAGGCCATCGAGAATGCACCGGTGGTGGGTTTTGTTCCTGGGACGCGGGACCTGAACCTTTTCAGCGGTTTCGCCCAGGATGAGGTCAAAGTTTGGGAGGATTTCTTTCTCACGTTGGGGAGCAAGGTCGAGCACAACGATTATACGGGTTATGAATTTGAACCGAACGGCCGCCTCCAGTGGAACGTTTCGGACAAACAAATGGTCTGGGGGGCGGTCTCGCGGGCGGTTCGGACGCCTTCGCATTATGACCGGGACCTGGAACAACCGGGACCCGATCATCCTTATATCTTCAAGGTCATCCCCAATTCGGATTTCGTCTCGGAGAACGTGGTGGCCTATGAACTGGGCTACCGGGCCCAGTTTGATCCAAAAACAACCGGTTCACTCTCCCTTTTCTTCAACAATTATGACCACTTGCGCAGCCAGGCCAGCACGATCGTTATGGGCGATCCCAATGCCCTTATCCAGCTTTATTTCCAAAATGAACTGATGGCTCAGACCTATGGATTGGAGCTCGCCACCGATTATCAAGCCCTGGATGGATGGCGCCTCCATTTCGGCTATGACCTGCTCCAGGAGAACATTTGGGTGGGGCCCGGGGGCGATCAGAATAACGGACTCAATGAGACGGCCGATCCGATCAATCAAGTTTTCCTGCGGTCGGCGATGGACCTGCCGGCCGGTTTCGAACTGGATGGGTCCTTCCGTTGGATCGATGCCGTTCATAACAATGACGCCAGTACCCCAGGATTGGTGCCTGACTACGCTGAATTGAATGTCCGTTTGGGATGGAAGGTCGACAAGGGCGTTGAGATATCGGTGGTGGGACAAAATCTGCTGCATGATCACCATGTGGAAGGTGGATATCCTGGACCGGCCCAGGAAGAGATCGCTCGCAGCGTCTATGGAAAGGCGGACTTGCGGTTTTGA
- a CDS encoding YfiR family protein has protein sequence MGFARAEISKEYQVKAVFLFNFAQFVQWPKTAFEKPDAPFCIGVLGDDPFDGFIDETIKGEKVNGHPMVIHRFHSSEEAKNCQILFVSHSAEGEVGRILRDLKGQDVLTVGDDSRFTDSGGVIGFFLENNKIRFKINLEAAKRGHLVISSKILRLAEVSGPGKE, from the coding sequence ATGGGTTTTGCGCGAGCCGAGATCTCCAAGGAGTACCAGGTCAAGGCGGTGTTCCTCTTCAATTTCGCCCAATTCGTCCAATGGCCGAAAACGGCCTTCGAAAAACCGGACGCGCCCTTTTGCATCGGGGTCCTGGGCGACGATCCCTTCGACGGATTCATCGATGAGACCATAAAAGGGGAGAAGGTGAACGGTCATCCCATGGTCATCCACCGCTTTCATAGTTCCGAGGAGGCCAAGAACTGCCAGATCCTTTTTGTCAGCCATTCGGCGGAAGGGGAGGTGGGCCGGATCCTGCGGGACCTAAAAGGGCAGGACGTCTTGACCGTGGGCGACGACTCGAGGTTCACCGATAGCGGGGGCGTCATCGGCTTCTTCCTGGAAAACAACAAGATCCGTTTCAAGATCAATCTGGAAGCCGCCAAAAGGGGACATTTGGTCATCAGTTCCAAGATCCTGAGGCTCGCAGAAGTCTCCGGACCCGGCAAGGAGTAA